A window of Kiritimatiellaceae bacterium contains these coding sequences:
- a CDS encoding response regulator produces MKHSASAQPVTLIIDDEPQIRRLLRLVLEGAGYKVIEAENGNLGLQTAAHQHPDLIILDLGLPDLDGIAVLKRLREWSSTPVLILSVRETPDDKIAALDCGADDFVTKPFEAGEVLARLRALQRRAHAGAESPVLSLGKLCVDLAAHEAQYAGKTISLTPTEFSLLGILARYAGRVVTQRQLLRDVWGPQAEDRAQYTRVYMTHLRKKLTQAGCEPDTIITEQGIGYRLSVPANL; encoded by the coding sequence ATGAAACACTCGGCTTCCGCTCAGCCCGTTACGCTGATTATTGATGATGAGCCTCAAATACGCCGACTTCTCCGCCTTGTACTTGAAGGTGCGGGCTATAAGGTGATTGAAGCGGAAAACGGTAATCTCGGTCTGCAGACCGCCGCACACCAGCACCCCGATCTTATCATCTTGGATCTTGGCTTGCCCGATCTGGATGGCATCGCAGTCTTGAAACGTCTGAGAGAATGGTCATCCACACCCGTTTTAATTCTTTCCGTCCGCGAAACGCCTGATGATAAAATCGCCGCGCTGGATTGCGGTGCCGATGACTTTGTAACCAAACCTTTTGAAGCCGGCGAAGTACTGGCCCGGCTTCGGGCTCTTCAGCGCCGGGCTCATGCCGGCGCGGAATCGCCGGTGCTGTCACTGGGAAAACTTTGTGTTGATTTGGCAGCCCATGAAGCACAGTACGCTGGGAAGACGATTTCTTTGACGCCTACCGAATTTTCATTGCTGGGTATATTGGCGCGTTATGCGGGCCGGGTTGTGACTCAGCGGCAGTTGTTGCGCGATGTATGGGGGCCGCAAGCCGAAGACAGGGCTCAGTACACGCGTGTTTACATGACGCACCTGCGCAAAAAACTGACTCAGGCGGGATGCGAACCCGACACCATTATCACCGAGCAGGGTATTGGTTACCGCCTGAGCGTGCCCGCAAATCTGTAG
- a CDS encoding sensor histidine kinase KdpD has protein sequence MTDLQRPDPDALLAEIQRESQAAQRGRLKIFVGMCAGAGKTYAMLQAAQQQKQAGIDVVIGLVETHGRTETEALLAGLEILPRKKVPHKSIVLEEMDIDALLARRPAVVLVDELAHTNAPGSRHLKRYQDVLELLDEGISVFTTVNIQHIESRVDVVQQITGISVKETVPDSAFDRADEVQLIDISPEQLRKRLAEGRVYMGERAATASNNFFREGNLIALREMALRYTAERVDRQVRDFMRERDIGGPWKSSERLLVGVGPSPYSASLVRWTRRIAAAQDASWIAVFIDTGLVLSEEEKNRVTKNLALARELGAEVETLSDPHVGIAMLRLAREHNVSQIIVGKPQEPLWRRLFHGGDLVDYLLRHAGDIDLYIVRPEKNSDQPGPARRLRPVLHAREFLTAAMILTAVTATGWVALPLAGYWSVSLFYLCAVIISAVFLGRGAVLFMAGLSALCWNFLFVPPIFTFNIQTFHDAMMFFTLLIVGLVSGHLTSRLRERERAGRERQLRTEALLQLTEYCTLEESLENGLRAALRQVDGLFGSTTVLHLRDKNRSLSRQPDPVSSWIPTEKEYGVALWTYDHRQATGKGTDTLPQAEGIFLPLQTRTSVMGVLGLRLPDSKLLTLPERELLEAFAAQIGLALEKEHFRDAFQRAELIQQSEKLRKTLLDNVSHELKTPVAIIRTALSNAKQQQASSAVNAMLGEIEEASIRLERVVALLVDSARIETGMVQPRPEWCEVGEILMLAQQNCGACLSGHSLNTDIAEDISYVRTDANLCAQAISHLLTNAAVHTPAGTAIELSAAIHNNSLVIRVMDRGPGLTDTVRIFEKFHRGSPGKTGGLGLGLSISRGLLHALKGDVEARNRDHGGAEFIIRIPVETRKDMKE, from the coding sequence ATGACCGACCTGCAACGACCTGATCCGGACGCGCTGCTCGCGGAAATTCAGCGGGAATCTCAGGCGGCGCAACGCGGACGGCTTAAAATATTTGTGGGAATGTGCGCAGGCGCCGGCAAGACCTACGCCATGCTTCAGGCCGCCCAGCAACAGAAGCAGGCGGGGATTGATGTCGTTATCGGCCTTGTGGAGACTCATGGGCGGACTGAAACCGAGGCGTTGCTTGCGGGGCTTGAAATTCTGCCGCGCAAAAAGGTTCCGCATAAAAGTATCGTGCTGGAGGAGATGGATATTGATGCCTTGCTGGCGCGTCGTCCTGCCGTTGTTTTAGTCGATGAATTGGCGCATACCAATGCACCGGGCAGCCGTCACCTTAAGCGTTATCAGGATGTTCTGGAACTGCTGGATGAAGGCATCTCAGTTTTTACCACCGTCAATATTCAGCACATCGAAAGCCGCGTGGATGTCGTTCAGCAGATCACCGGCATTTCGGTGAAAGAAACGGTGCCGGATTCGGCGTTCGACCGGGCGGATGAAGTCCAGTTGATTGACATTTCGCCTGAACAGCTCCGTAAGCGTCTGGCCGAGGGTCGGGTGTACATGGGAGAACGCGCGGCGACTGCCTCTAATAATTTTTTCCGCGAAGGCAATTTGATTGCCTTGCGTGAAATGGCGCTGCGCTATACCGCCGAACGTGTGGATCGGCAGGTGCGTGATTTTATGCGTGAGCGCGACATCGGCGGACCTTGGAAATCTTCAGAACGGTTGCTCGTAGGGGTCGGCCCCAGCCCGTACTCCGCCAGCCTTGTCCGCTGGACGCGCCGGATTGCCGCAGCTCAAGATGCTTCCTGGATTGCTGTCTTTATTGATACAGGTCTTGTTCTGTCGGAAGAGGAGAAGAACCGGGTTACAAAAAATCTCGCGCTGGCGCGTGAGCTGGGGGCGGAGGTCGAGACCCTCAGCGATCCGCACGTTGGTATCGCCATGCTGCGTCTTGCCCGGGAACATAACGTGAGCCAGATTATCGTCGGTAAACCGCAGGAGCCTTTGTGGCGGAGGCTGTTTCACGGCGGCGATCTGGTGGACTATCTTCTGCGTCATGCCGGAGACATTGATCTCTATATTGTTCGTCCGGAGAAAAACTCCGATCAACCCGGACCTGCACGACGGCTTCGTCCAGTTCTGCATGCGCGGGAATTCCTGACTGCCGCAATGATTCTGACTGCGGTTACCGCGACCGGGTGGGTCGCACTGCCGTTGGCGGGCTATTGGTCCGTATCGCTGTTTTATCTTTGCGCCGTGATTATTTCCGCAGTTTTTCTCGGTCGCGGTGCCGTTCTGTTCATGGCGGGACTCAGTGCGCTATGCTGGAATTTTCTCTTTGTTCCGCCGATCTTCACTTTCAATATCCAGACATTTCATGACGCGATGATGTTTTTCACGCTGTTGATCGTGGGGCTGGTTTCCGGGCATCTCACGAGCCGCCTGCGCGAGCGGGAACGGGCGGGTCGGGAACGGCAACTTCGCACCGAGGCTCTGCTTCAGCTGACCGAATATTGCACGCTGGAAGAATCGCTCGAAAATGGTCTCCGAGCCGCTCTGCGTCAGGTCGACGGTCTCTTTGGCTCGACGACGGTTCTTCATCTTAGGGATAAAAACCGCAGCTTATCCAGACAGCCGGATCCGGTAAGCTCCTGGATTCCGACCGAAAAAGAGTACGGCGTTGCGCTGTGGACGTATGACCATCGGCAGGCGACAGGCAAGGGGACGGATACGCTGCCGCAGGCGGAGGGAATCTTTCTGCCGCTGCAAACGCGCACTTCCGTCATGGGGGTATTGGGGTTGCGGCTGCCGGACAGTAAACTCCTGACTTTGCCGGAGCGGGAACTGCTGGAAGCGTTTGCCGCTCAGATCGGTCTGGCACTGGAGAAGGAGCATTTTCGTGACGCTTTCCAACGCGCTGAGCTGATTCAGCAGTCTGAGAAGCTGCGCAAAACGCTACTTGATAATGTGTCGCATGAACTGAAAACACCGGTGGCGATTATTCGTACGGCGTTGTCCAACGCAAAACAGCAACAGGCATCCTCTGCCGTGAATGCCATGCTCGGAGAAATTGAAGAAGCTTCGATCCGTCTTGAACGTGTTGTTGCTCTTCTGGTGGATTCTGCCCGCATTGAAACCGGAATGGTACAGCCACGGCCCGAATGGTGTGAAGTTGGTGAGATACTGATGCTTGCACAGCAAAACTGCGGGGCATGTCTTTCCGGACATTCCTTGAATACAGACATTGCAGAAGACATTTCCTATGTCAGAACGGACGCCAACCTGTGCGCACAAGCTATCAGCCACCTGCTCACCAACGCTGCTGTCCATACTCCTGCCGGCACCGCAATCGAACTGTCTGCCGCTATTCACAACAACAGCCTTGTGATCCGGGTAATGGATCGAGGCCCCGGACTGACTGATACCGTTCGTATCTTTGAAAAATTTCATCGCGGCTCGCCCGGCAAAACCGGCGGACTTGGTCTGGGGCTGTCTATCAGTCGCGGTCTGCTTCATGCATTGAAAGGGGATGTTGAGGCGCGTAACCGTGATCACGGTGGGGCCGAATTCATCATCCGCATACCGGTTGAAACCAGAAAGGACATGAAGGAATGA
- the kdpC gene encoding potassium-transporting ATPase subunit KdpC, with translation MLKLIFQSLRLTLVFTVLTGLLYPLAVTGVAQLAFRDKANGSLIERDGKMIGSELLAQPFTDARYFWPRPSAGGYAAVPSGASNLGPTSAALQSNVVANAKAFRDAHHLAADVPVPSDMVFTSASGLDPHISPAAARIQISRVAAARGIPADTVLALVERSIELPQLGFLGEPRVNVLMLNLALNQQQ, from the coding sequence ATGCTCAAACTCATCTTTCAATCGCTGCGGCTGACACTCGTTTTTACCGTACTGACTGGTCTGCTTTATCCGCTCGCCGTCACGGGCGTGGCGCAACTTGCCTTCCGTGACAAGGCCAACGGCAGTCTGATCGAGCGCGACGGGAAAATGATCGGCTCCGAATTACTCGCTCAGCCGTTCACGGACGCCAGATATTTCTGGCCGCGGCCTTCTGCCGGCGGTTACGCAGCCGTACCTTCGGGCGCCAGCAACCTCGGCCCGACCAGCGCCGCACTGCAATCCAATGTCGTCGCCAACGCCAAGGCGTTTCGCGATGCGCACCATCTGGCCGCTGATGTGCCGGTGCCGTCCGATATGGTCTTCACGTCTGCTAGCGGCCTTGATCCGCACATCAGCCCCGCAGCGGCACGGATACAGATTTCCCGTGTCGCCGCCGCGCGCGGTATTCCGGCGGACACGGTGCTGGCGCTGGTAGAAAGATCTATTGAACTGCCGCAGCTCGGTTTCCTCGGCGAGCCGCGGGTGAATGTTTTGATGCTGAATCTGGCGCTCAATCAGCAGCAATAG
- the kdpB gene encoding potassium-transporting ATPase subunit KdpB — protein MSTKVEIQYSALVRRAVLDAFKKLHPRDEVKNLVMLVVWVGAILSTLFLFRECSSFNLQICLWLWFTCLFANFAEAMAEGRGKAHADALRKMRTKTLARKLVGGKEVAAAGPDLKIGDLFVCETGDILPADGEIVEGIATVDESAITGESAPVIRESGGDRSAVTGGTRVISDRIVVRVTAEAGHSFLDRMISMIEGARRQKTPNEIALNIVLVSLTALFILVVLTLPVYARYNEASAGQKDVVLTTLPVLMALIVCLIPTTIGGLLSAIGIAGIDRLMRRNVLATSGRAVEAAGDVDVLLLDKTGTITLGNRMATEFIPAPGVKIEEVADAAQLSSLADETPEGRSIVVLAKEKYGLRGREVAEPHARFIPFTAQTRMSGLDLDAETGAAPRRIRKGAAEAVRRFVEEQGGLYPKAVEEAVNEVSRAGGTPLVVVEGARVLGVIRLKDVVKGGIRERFAQLRKMGVRTVMITGDNPLTAAAIAAEAGVDDFIAEATPEDKLARIRQEQSDGRLIAMIGDGTNDAPALAQADVGVAMNTGTQAAREAGNMVDLDSNPTKLIEVVEIGKQLLITRGALTTFSISNDVSKYFAILPAMFSLLYAASPGGHGPLEKLNIMHLHSPESAILSAVIFNALIIVALIPLSLRGVKYTPIGAAAILRKNMLIYGAGGIIVPFIFIKLLDLFLVATHFAK, from the coding sequence ATGAGTACAAAAGTAGAAATCCAATACTCCGCACTGGTGCGGCGGGCCGTCCTGGATGCCTTCAAAAAATTGCATCCGCGCGATGAGGTCAAGAATCTGGTCATGCTGGTTGTCTGGGTTGGAGCGATTCTGAGCACGCTGTTCCTGTTCCGCGAATGCTCTTCATTCAATCTGCAAATCTGCCTGTGGCTCTGGTTCACCTGCCTGTTCGCCAATTTCGCCGAAGCAATGGCAGAAGGCCGCGGAAAGGCGCACGCCGATGCACTGCGCAAGATGCGAACCAAAACGCTGGCGCGTAAGCTGGTCGGCGGCAAAGAGGTTGCCGCAGCCGGGCCGGATTTAAAAATCGGCGATTTATTCGTCTGCGAGACCGGCGATATACTTCCGGCCGACGGTGAGATTGTCGAAGGCATCGCCACGGTGGATGAATCAGCGATCACAGGCGAATCCGCGCCGGTGATCCGCGAGAGCGGCGGCGATCGCAGCGCCGTCACCGGCGGCACACGGGTTATCAGCGACCGCATCGTTGTGCGTGTCACGGCTGAAGCGGGACACTCCTTTCTCGACCGGATGATCTCGATGATCGAGGGCGCGCGACGGCAGAAGACGCCGAACGAAATCGCGCTGAACATCGTACTGGTCAGCCTGACCGCGTTGTTCATTCTGGTGGTTCTGACGCTTCCGGTTTATGCCCGCTACAACGAGGCCTCCGCCGGACAAAAAGATGTCGTGCTCACAACCCTGCCGGTGCTGATGGCACTGATCGTCTGCCTGATTCCCACGACCATCGGCGGACTGCTCAGCGCCATCGGCATTGCCGGTATCGACCGGCTGATGCGCCGCAATGTACTCGCCACCAGCGGACGCGCCGTCGAAGCCGCCGGTGATGTGGATGTGTTGCTGCTCGACAAAACCGGCACCATCACGCTGGGTAACCGGATGGCGACAGAATTCATTCCGGCTCCCGGCGTCAAAATTGAGGAGGTCGCTGACGCCGCGCAACTTTCCTCTCTGGCTGACGAAACGCCGGAGGGCCGTTCCATCGTCGTGCTGGCCAAGGAAAAATACGGGTTGCGCGGACGCGAAGTTGCCGAGCCGCATGCGCGGTTTATTCCGTTCACGGCACAGACGCGCATGAGCGGTTTGGACTTGGATGCGGAAACCGGTGCCGCGCCGCGCCGCATCCGGAAAGGTGCCGCCGAGGCGGTGCGCCGTTTCGTCGAAGAGCAGGGCGGGCTCTATCCGAAGGCCGTCGAGGAAGCGGTGAATGAGGTTTCCCGCGCGGGCGGTACGCCGCTGGTCGTGGTCGAAGGAGCTCGCGTACTCGGCGTCATCCGCCTCAAGGATGTCGTCAAGGGCGGCATCCGCGAACGCTTTGCCCAGTTGCGCAAGATGGGCGTGCGCACGGTGATGATCACCGGCGACAATCCGCTCACCGCCGCCGCCATTGCCGCCGAGGCGGGCGTGGATGACTTTATTGCCGAAGCTACACCGGAAGACAAACTGGCGCGCATCCGTCAGGAACAATCTGACGGACGGCTTATCGCCATGATCGGTGATGGCACGAACGACGCTCCCGCGCTGGCGCAGGCCGATGTCGGCGTTGCGATGAACACCGGCACGCAGGCCGCACGGGAAGCCGGCAACATGGTGGATCTCGACAGCAATCCGACCAAACTCATCGAGGTGGTCGAGATCGGCAAACAGCTGTTGATAACGCGCGGCGCGCTGACAACTTTCAGCATCTCCAACGACGTCTCCAAATATTTCGCCATCCTGCCTGCGATGTTCAGCCTGCTCTACGCCGCCAGCCCCGGCGGTCACGGCCCGCTTGAGAAGCTGAACATCATGCACCTGCATTCGCCGGAAAGCGCGATTCTGAGCGCGGTGATTTTCAACGCGCTGATTATTGTCGCGCTGATTCCGCTGTCGCTGCGCGGCGTGAAATATACGCCGATCGGCGCTGCGGCCATTCTGCGCAAGAACATGCTGATCTACGGCGCGGGCGGAATCATTGTGCCGTTCATTTTCATCAAACTGCTCGACCTCTTCCTGGTCGCCACGCACTTCGCGAAATAA
- the kdpA gene encoding potassium-transporting ATPase subunit KdpA: MKTTEWLQVIAFFGALLALSPLLGIYLSKVLDGRPPRFAGWLRPLEKWIYKLGGVRADEEMPWQRYFWAVLIFNLIGLVTLMALQMAQAWLPLNPQKLPNVPWALALNTAISFITNTNWQAYAGESTMSYFTQMVGLAVHNFLSAATGIAVLVALARGLKRASAKTLGSFWVDVTRATVYVLLPLAMLLAVALTSQGVVQNLKPYANATALSGAEMVIPLGPAASQIAIKHIGTNGGGFFGQNSAHPFENPTPVSNFLEMFGLLIVPASLVFAFGLLIGDRRHAWCLFGVMLVLLAGSVAVAWWAESQPNPVLSQTGPLLEGKETRFGVMNSVLFAVATTGTSCGAVNAMHDSFMPLAGMMPLWNIMLGCIAFGGVGAGLYGMLMHVLIAVFIAGLMVGRTPEYLGKKIQAWEATWAVAAILIPNTLILLGSAVACNAAAGLSSLTNGGPHGLSEIFYAFASASNNNGSAFAGLNANTYFYNLTLGAAMLLGRFGVIFAVLAIAGHLAAKKTVPASPGTFPTNGLTFACVLLGVIMIIGALTFFPALCLGPIVEHGLMLTGRAF; this comes from the coding sequence ATGAAAACAACTGAATGGTTGCAGGTGATCGCATTTTTCGGCGCGCTGCTCGCGCTCTCTCCGCTCCTCGGCATCTATCTGTCTAAGGTACTGGATGGTCGCCCGCCGCGTTTCGCGGGTTGGCTGCGTCCGCTGGAGAAGTGGATTTATAAACTCGGCGGCGTGCGCGCGGATGAGGAAATGCCGTGGCAACGCTACTTTTGGGCGGTGCTGATTTTCAACCTCATCGGCCTCGTCACGCTGATGGCACTCCAGATGGCACAGGCGTGGCTACCGCTGAATCCGCAAAAGCTGCCGAATGTCCCGTGGGCGCTGGCGCTTAACACGGCAATCAGTTTTATCACGAACACGAACTGGCAGGCGTATGCAGGCGAAAGCACGATGAGCTATTTCACGCAGATGGTCGGACTGGCGGTGCATAATTTCCTCAGCGCTGCGACCGGCATCGCGGTGCTGGTGGCTCTGGCGCGCGGGCTGAAGCGCGCCTCGGCAAAGACGCTTGGCAGTTTCTGGGTGGACGTTACCCGCGCAACGGTTTATGTGCTGCTGCCGCTGGCGATGCTTCTCGCCGTTGCGCTGACCAGTCAGGGCGTAGTGCAGAATCTCAAGCCCTATGCGAATGCGACCGCGCTGTCAGGCGCAGAGATGGTGATCCCGCTCGGACCTGCGGCATCGCAGATTGCCATCAAGCACATCGGCACAAACGGCGGCGGGTTCTTCGGCCAGAACAGCGCGCATCCGTTCGAAAATCCCACGCCGGTATCTAATTTTCTCGAAATGTTCGGCCTGCTGATCGTTCCGGCTTCGCTGGTTTTTGCGTTCGGTCTGCTGATCGGTGACCGGCGGCACGCGTGGTGTCTTTTCGGCGTGATGCTGGTGCTGCTGGCAGGAAGTGTTGCCGTGGCGTGGTGGGCAGAGTCTCAGCCGAATCCGGTGCTTAGTCAAACCGGCCCGCTGCTTGAAGGGAAAGAGACGAGGTTTGGCGTAATGAACAGCGTGCTGTTTGCCGTTGCGACAACGGGCACCTCCTGCGGCGCGGTCAACGCGATGCACGACAGCTTTATGCCGCTGGCGGGGATGATGCCGCTGTGGAATATCATGCTCGGATGCATCGCCTTCGGCGGCGTTGGCGCCGGGCTCTACGGTATGCTGATGCATGTGCTGATTGCGGTCTTTATCGCCGGGCTGATGGTCGGCCGTACGCCGGAATACCTCGGCAAAAAAATCCAGGCGTGGGAAGCCACCTGGGCGGTAGCGGCGATTCTCATTCCGAACACGCTGATTCTGCTCGGCTCGGCGGTCGCGTGCAACGCGGCGGCCGGGCTGTCGAGCCTGACCAACGGCGGGCCGCACGGCCTGAGCGAAATCTTTTACGCCTTTGCTTCGGCATCGAACAATAACGGCAGCGCTTTCGCAGGGCTCAATGCCAATACGTATTTTTACAATCTCACACTCGGCGCGGCGATGCTGCTGGGCCGCTTCGGCGTGATCTTCGCCGTTCTGGCCATCGCCGGTCATCTGGCCGCCAAGAAAACCGTGCCGGCATCGCCCGGCACCTTTCCGACCAACGGGCTGACGTTTGCCTGCGTACTGCTCGGTGTAATTATGATCATCGGCGCACTGACATTTTTCCCGGCGCTCTGTCTGGGGCCGATCGTCGAGCATGGGTTGATGTTAACGGGCCGCGCATTTTAA
- a CDS encoding phosphatidylserine/phosphatidylglycerophosphate/cardiolipin synthase family protein, with the protein MKVYLPILCAILFCAGCSTTGRQLAYDNTVQVAKRPFSDTAELGWRVKTFWTEETSAVWRRYISFPLLSLHDIPDVKPVPAPMKRTVMSKWLRRKTGPPAEGTARLLLNGENFFPQFEESIRTATNRIDLKTYIFDNDDVAKQTADLLKARSHEINVRILYDSFGTRHAWDVNAPSLPTNTVYEVDDMIRYLEKDSGIELRRACHTLLTSEHSKYFLIDRRIAYFGGMNIGREYRYDWRDAMFELSGPVVGALETNFERSWTLASGDTFTLFKLPKPHAPDYSGTNELYLTPTTPMKAYLYRGQLRAIEHAKQSIYLENPYLWNSSIVYQLCAARKRGVDVRVTIPRDVNHGIGIAANKLTVKRLLDNGVRVFVYPGMTHVKAAVYDQWACFGSANFDDLSLHKNYELNIFTDNPAIVCQVKKDLLEGGQRLSTEIHDAGEISWMDTFTASLSQYL; encoded by the coding sequence GTGAAAGTTTATCTTCCTATCCTCTGCGCCATCCTGTTCTGTGCCGGATGTTCCACCACCGGGCGGCAGCTGGCCTATGACAACACCGTACAGGTGGCCAAGCGCCCGTTCAGCGATACGGCCGAACTGGGCTGGCGCGTTAAAACCTTCTGGACGGAAGAAACCTCCGCCGTCTGGCGGCGCTACATTAGTTTTCCGCTACTCAGCCTGCACGATATTCCGGACGTAAAACCGGTACCGGCGCCAATGAAGCGTACGGTGATGTCCAAATGGCTCCGGCGAAAAACCGGCCCACCGGCTGAAGGCACCGCCCGACTGCTGCTCAACGGCGAAAACTTTTTTCCGCAGTTTGAAGAATCAATCCGTACCGCCACCAACCGCATCGATCTGAAAACCTACATCTTCGACAACGACGACGTCGCCAAGCAAACCGCCGACCTGCTCAAAGCCCGCAGCCATGAAATCAACGTACGGATTCTCTACGACTCATTCGGAACCCGTCACGCATGGGACGTCAACGCGCCGTCACTGCCGACCAACACGGTTTATGAAGTGGATGACATGATCCGGTATCTGGAAAAGGATTCCGGTATTGAACTGCGCCGTGCCTGCCATACGTTGCTCACCTCCGAGCACTCAAAATATTTTCTCATTGACCGGCGGATCGCCTATTTCGGCGGCATGAATATCGGCCGCGAATACCGCTATGACTGGCGCGACGCCATGTTCGAACTTTCCGGCCCCGTCGTCGGCGCACTCGAAACCAACTTTGAGCGCTCATGGACGCTTGCCAGCGGCGACACCTTCACGCTGTTTAAACTGCCGAAGCCGCACGCGCCGGACTATTCCGGAACCAACGAACTTTATCTGACACCCACCACGCCGATGAAAGCGTATCTCTACCGCGGACAATTGCGCGCCATCGAACACGCCAAACAGAGTATCTACCTCGAAAATCCTTACCTGTGGAACTCGTCCATCGTTTACCAGCTCTGCGCGGCGCGCAAACGCGGCGTTGACGTTCGCGTCACCATTCCGCGCGACGTCAACCACGGTATCGGCATCGCCGCCAACAAACTGACCGTCAAACGGCTGCTCGATAACGGCGTACGCGTTTTTGTTTATCCGGGGATGACGCACGTCAAAGCCGCCGTCTATGACCAGTGGGCCTGCTTCGGCTCAGCCAACTTCGACGACCTCAGCCTGCACAAAAACTACGAGCTGAATATCTTCACCGACAATCCGGCAATTGTCTGTCAGGTTAAAAAGGACTTGCTCGAAGGCGGACAGAGACTTTCAACCGAAATTCACGATGCCGGCGAAATCAGCTGGATGGATACGTTCACCGCCAGTCTCTCCCAGTATTTGTAG
- a CDS encoding Fic family protein translates to MSYQPKFTISPALLSRVESIAALREQIQSATVQVSWIPALQKDSRARNAHSSTAIEGNPLTLEQVRAVEAQEEPVPVPSRDRREVLNYFAALRHIEKNATKKKLTHEDLFRLHAIMAGQVMDQGEAGTYRTIRVRVGPHVPPPPDDVSGLMFELLEWWNKNSTDMSPVLSSAILHYRFEDIHPFADGNGRTGRALALWELYRRGFDSHHIFSVDEYYWEDRPRYYAALQAVRQQGEDLTSWLEYNAEGLQQTLERVWQRIQQFAASKSASKLVLRPKQEQLLHLLRAKGSLSPREIWDGLGISKQGAMDALNPLIKAGLIKRVGTPKNGRYVLKG, encoded by the coding sequence ATGAGTTATCAGCCGAAGTTTACTATTTCACCGGCGTTACTTTCCCGCGTGGAGTCCATCGCGGCCTTACGCGAACAGATTCAAAGTGCGACGGTACAGGTCTCTTGGATTCCTGCTTTGCAGAAGGATTCACGCGCCCGGAACGCCCATTCTTCCACGGCAATTGAGGGTAACCCGCTCACGCTGGAACAGGTGAGGGCGGTGGAAGCTCAGGAAGAACCGGTACCTGTACCTTCACGTGACCGTCGCGAAGTGCTGAACTATTTCGCCGCGCTTCGCCATATCGAAAAGAATGCGACCAAGAAGAAGCTCACGCACGAGGATCTGTTCCGGCTCCATGCCATCATGGCCGGACAGGTTATGGATCAAGGCGAGGCAGGAACTTATCGTACAATCCGGGTGCGGGTCGGGCCGCACGTTCCGCCGCCGCCGGATGATGTGTCGGGTTTGATGTTTGAATTGCTGGAGTGGTGGAACAAAAACTCGACGGATATGTCGCCGGTGTTGAGCTCCGCCATCTTGCATTACCGTTTTGAAGATATTCATCCTTTTGCCGACGGCAATGGCCGTACCGGCCGGGCTTTGGCTTTATGGGAACTGTATCGGCGGGGTTTTGACTCACACCATATTTTTTCGGTGGATGAATATTACTGGGAAGATCGTCCGCGTTACTACGCGGCATTGCAGGCGGTGCGTCAGCAGGGAGAAGATTTGACCTCGTGGCTGGAATACAACGCCGAAGGATTGCAGCAGACACTGGAACGGGTGTGGCAGCGCATTCAGCAGTTTGCGGCGTCCAAAAGCGCTTCGAAACTGGTGTTGCGACCGAAGCAGGAACAGTTGCTGCACCTGCTCCGGGCGAAGGGCAGCCTCAGTCCGCGCGAAATCTGGGACGGCCTTGGCATTTCCAAACAGGGAGCAATGGATGCGTTGAATCCGCTGATTAAAGCCGGGCTTATTAAACGGGTAGGTACGCCGAAAAACGGACGGTATGTGCTGAAAGGATAA